The genome window TGAGACTATCCGAGAAGATGTCTCAAGTGCCGCCGAAAAAGTATCTGCCGCAACCATCGCCGCCGCAAAGATGGCCGCGAAGAGTACAGTTGGCGGATAGATCCTTATCCATCCACTGCATTACTTGAAAATTATTTTATATAAGCGACCTATGACTTGGCACTAGGCTCAATTATGCAGGAACCTGCATTCTGTCACTAATCATTATCCATTTGATTTAACAGCACTTTCTTAATGTCGCCTTAATCTGCCCCTTGCCCAGCCCCTGCTCCCACCTCTTCATCATCTTGGCAAGTTGCACATCTGTTTGCTACCAAAGCAAACATGACGTCCAAAAAACGCAATATTTCACCGGCTGATATCATTCGCTTAAAGGGCATTGCCTTTTGGTATTGGGAGTACATGAGGCGAAATCCGTTATATATCCGCTACTGCGACGTCATCAAACGCTACGATGATTACTTCAAGTCCATTGGTGTTTATGACTTTATGCAATCAAAGGAATTTTTAGAGGAAATTTCTGAATATGTGTCAACACATGAGGATAGCGAGATTTAAAATATATGCCTCTTCGAAGACGGCTTGAACGTGACCATGGAGAAAAAGCAGGTATAATTTACTTTAAATATGGATTTTTAGGGTATGCTTTTGAAGAAAAATTCGGAAGAATATATAAAGACCCATCAGAAGGCATCGACACCGAAAAGGCACTCGAAGCCGTGATGGCCGGCAAGAAGATATCATTTTCAGCAGATAATGCACGAGACATTTCTGCCCTTACCAAACTAAACGGGAGCTGGCTCATTAGTGTCGATGACACAACGCCAAAATCATATTTTTATGACCTGCCAAGAATTCAAAACATCAAAATCTACCCTGAAGGCATTCTCCATGATCCGGAAAAAATTGGCCTAGAAGTGTATGCATTGAATCTTATCACGAAAGCAGTCGAGAGCCTTTTTGAAGAACAAAAAATCGCCGACGAAACGCTTCAATCTGTTTATAACTTAAATTTTGCGGGAAAAACTCTCAGAAACGCTGACATATCGAGACTTGCCGCCCTCTGGCTTTGGGATAAGGCCCACGAGAAGGACAGACAAAATCCTGCGGCATTCAAAGAGATCTATCCACTTTTAAAAGCTAAACTTAATGACAAAAAGCGCGTTATCGCCGGGGACTGGGATCAACAGGACCTTAAGGCAAATCGAATCCGCAAGCACTATGAAATGACGGACTACTGCATCCGACACCGCACCATAACCCACTTGAATAAGTAAATTTCCTGCAAATCTCCTCTGCCATTTTCTTTTCCTACCTAATGGCATGCGCCCGGGCGGCCTTTTGGGCCAGACCGTACTCGTCGGCCCGGTGCAAAGCGATTGGCGCCTGCTTCTGGGTCCACAAAAGCAGCAGTTAGGAGAAGAATATGGACAACGATTCCAAGAAGGAACGCGGCGGCTCCGAGTACACGAGCATCACTGGCACTCCGGGAATGACCGGTGGAACCGGTGCTCCCGGCAACCCCAGTACCACTCCCCACCTCTCCCTGGTAAAGGGAAGCCGCCAGTCCCCCGAGGAACTCCACGACCAAATCCGCAACGAACGGATCAGCATGTATGTCGGCATCACTGGCGCTGCCGGCCTCCCCGGAGACATCGAGGTCAACGACAAGGGCGAGGTGACGTCCCCGATCTCGGACGAAGTCGAAGCGGTTTTGAACGATCTGACCCTCAAGAAAATCGACACCATGGGGGCCGATGAGCTCAAGGACCTCATCATTACAAACAACGACGCGATCAACGCCAGCATCACCGACCTCGATGCCCACAATGGGAATCGCGCTTACACGGTGGGCAAGGCTTTGCTGCGGGTCGAGTACATCCAGTCGAGCCGGAACCTGAAAAACGGCTTCGAGGACTGGTGCGAAGAGAACCTCAAGGCCACCCGCCTGAAGAAACGCACCCGCCAGAAGTACATGGAGATCGCCCGGATCGCCGACGCCACTGACTATGTGGTGCTCGGTAGCGAGAAGTTGGCGGGCCTGGCTCCGATCCTGAAAAAGGAAGACGGCCTCGCCCCCAACCATCCGATCCGGTCTTTCATGGAGCGTTACGACATCAGCCTCCAGACCTGCGTCGATGTCGACGAGATGCGGTTCGAAATCGGTCTCGGCATGGCCATGGCCAAGCTGGGGAACAACAAAGTCAGCGTATCAAGGGACTCGGTCCGCAAGTTCCTGGAGTGCGGCTTCGAGGTGACCAAGAAGGACATCGAGGCGATGAAGGCCGCCACCGACACGGGGGGCGATCCCGCCAAGTACCTCGAGCGGGTCATCAAGAACAAGCAGCGTCCCACGGTCCGTACCTCTGATGCGAACAAGCCGCCCAAGAACTTCCAGGAGCAGGCCCAGGAAATCCGCGACACGGTAGCCAGTCTCTTAAAGTCCCCCTCGGTCAGCAAGGACATCCAGGTCGACCGGATTGACGCGCTGATCCAGGACCTGGAGGCCCTGAAGCACCGGCTGTCCGGTTCCAAGGACGCAGGCTCCACGGTTGACACCACGGCGGATACTTCTGCCAGTGTTCCCCCGGTCCCGCCGCAGGTCCCGTCCACTCCCGATGTGGATGCCGCTTCGAACGAATAGTCTGTCCTGCGCCCCTCGGTCGAAAGGCTGGGGGGCGCTTTTCCTTGGAGGAAATATGCTGCTTCATATCTCGTCACCGTCGATTGCCCAGGTGCTGGCGTTTCACAGCTTGCACCCGGAACTGCCGCTCAACGTGCTGTTGAGCTATGCCGTGGAACAGCCCTTTGACGACTTCCAGGAAGTTCACAGGGACAAGATCGGGAGCCTTATCCTCGACTCCGGGGCCTACACGCTCAACAAGAGCAAATGGGCCATGCGGCCGAAGGATATCCTGACGGCTTATGCGAACTTCTGCTCGCTTACCTCGCCCTACTACGACTTTCTCTTCAACCTCGATGAGAACTTCACTCCCCACGGGTTCGATGAGAACATGTACAACCAGCTCGGTCTCGAAGCTGCCGGCCTGACCCCGGTTCCGGTCGTGCATGACCTTTATAATGGCGAGATCGAACGTCTCCTCGACTACGGCTACGGCCTCATCGCCATCGGCCAGTGCGAGCATGGGAGAAACTTCCGCCAACTCGAATCAGCCATGAACCGGCTGCATCCCTGGGCAAAAGTCCACCTCTTTGGAGTCACCGAAGTGGGTGTCCTGCAAGACCTGCCGATCTGGAGCTGCGATTCGAGTTCCTGGGCACAGTACGTCAAGTACGGTCAGGTCATGTGGTGGAACGACGCGAACAAGGATTGGAACCCATACGATATCCTGTACTTCCCCAAGACAGAGGGCGAGCATGATGCCTCGAAGGGGAAGAACTACTGGGATTACCGGTTCCGTGAGGAGTTCGACGCCTACATCGGCCAGAACCTCGGCATCACCATCGACCACCTGATTGGCAGTGAAAAAGAGCTCTACCGGTCGCTGGTCAACATCCTCTTCTACAAGGAGATGGAGCTGCGGATCACCGCCTACCACCGGGACGTGAAGGGCTTTGTCTTCCCGGATTAGCGGGCGCTCCCGTATGACGTGACAAAGGGGTGGTCAGCGATGGCCACCCCTTTTTTGTATCTGGCGCGTTGCGGCAAGGTTCTGACACCCGCCCCCTTTCAGTTCACCGGCCGGACCCCGGTCATTTCTACCCCGTCCCCGCCGTGACCGGCCCCCTGGGCCAGGGTATCCTTCAGCGTGGCCTCGAAGCCGCCCCGTGGAATGCAACCATTCAGGCTAGGGCGCTTGTCGGAATGCCCGGCCGGGCGGCAACTGGGTTACCGGAAAAAAGCCTGTGCAACATTGAAGAAGAGCCGCAACCGCTCCTCATCCGCATCCTCGATCTGCCGGGCAAGGATGCGGCGCAGGTCCTCGGGGGTCAGTTTGAACTCGTCCAGATTGAAGAGCTCCGCCAAGGGGATGCCGAAAGCAGCCGCCAAGGTTTCGACGCTGGTGAGTGACGGGTTTCGGCGACCTCGCTCGATTTCTCCAATGTACTGGAGGGACAACCCGGAGAGCTCGGCCAATTTTTCCTGGGTCATGTCACGATTACGGCGAATCGTCCTGATTTTCTTACCAAAAAGTTCCTGAACGTTGTCCATGCCTCACCCCCTATCACAGGGTAAGGCAATGATTTAAGGGCTATAAGCAACGATGGTCTAATTTTTGCTTTAGTTAAGACAACAATCGTTATTAAATATGCTTTTGAAAAACTACTTTTGTTTCCAGAGGGTTGCCCCAAAGCAGGCCAGGAAAGAATTTCCCGCCACCTCAAAGGAAGACGTATGTCCTTGATAATCAATCACAACATGATGGCGATGAATGCAGCCCGGAATCTTTCGGACAACTACGGGGCGCTCAGCACTTCGACGCAGCGGCTGTCCTCGGGTCTGCGGATCAATTCCGCTGCCGACGATGCTGCCGGGTTGGCAGTCCGGGAACTCATGCGCTCCGACATCGCCACCATGAACCAGGGCGTCAGAAATGCCAACGATGCCGTGTCACTTTGCCAGACCGCAGACGGTGGGCTTCAAATCATCGACGAGAAGCTCACCCGTATGAAGGAGCTGGCCGAGCAGGCCGCCACCGGCACCTACACCTCGGACCAACGCCTGATCATCGATTCCGAGTACCAAGCCATGGCTTCCGAAATTCAGAGGATCGCGGTTGCCACCGATTTCAACGGGATCAAGCTCCTCGATGAGAGCTTATGGTTTGGAAACTATACAACCGGAACTGGCGATTTTCAAAATGGGGTAACGATCCATTTCGGCACAGGAAACGACAGCGCTGAGGATTATTACTCTATCTCAACCACAAGGTCCATGGAAGCATATTGGCTATCAGATGGTTTGGGGCTTGTTACAACGACAGATCGCGTTATCGAAAGAGCTGGTCAAGGTGCCTACTCATGGACAATGGGTCAAAATGTTGAGCGAGACAAGCAAGGTTTGCCGCTTATGACCTCAACAGAATCAGATCAAAATCGAACAATGATTAACAATGACCTTAGCCAATATGTCGACGATCAAAGAACTGCCTGGATAGCTGCCCATAGCCAAACAGAATGGGATAATCTTGACTACCACGAGAAGCAACGTACTGAAATCGGCTGGGCGAAAGAAGAAACATCCAATATTGCGACAACAGGGAATTTATCTTCTGGAGAAGTATTACATGGGTGGGGAAACTGGGTTGGACAAGGTGCGGACAGCTGGGCAGGCAGCTTTGATGGAAATACTGTTTACACACAAGATGATGCCCAAAAAGGAGGTTGTTTTGTCGTTTCGGCAGGAAGAACGGCAATAAAGTCCTATCCACTTTCAGTCGTTATCTTTTCTCGACATACATGGCCAATGAGACAAGGACCTCCGGGAAATCAGCCGATGCTCCATCCCCGATGTCCTGAGCTTCCGGTCCTTCGGCATTGGCAGTGAATGTCACGCGGCACCTGTCCATCGGCAACGGTTCGATGGAATGGGTGACCCGGACCACCGTCTCACCGATCCAGGTTGCATCCACGAAGTGCAGCGGCACGCTGACATCGATCAGTTGCGAACGGAAGACCTCATTGTCGGGGAGAACCATCGAAAACCAGACCCCAGAGGCAAAAGCGCCTTCAATCTCGATCGCCTCGACGCCAGCATTCCACTCCTTCCATGTGGAGACATCAGCCAACACGGCCCAGACCTTCTCAGGACTCGCAGTGATTTCCTGGCAGTAGGACCGACTCCACGACGTGGTCATTTTGCGCAACTCCTTTCCGGTATTTCACCGGCCTCATGCTGGTCCCGAGTGGCAGCTTCTCCCTATCTCTCCCCCTCCCCAAAAAATCGACCTCGTATACCCCCCTCTCCTGGGAGTTTGGGGCTGTCCCTACCCCGCCCCTGAAAACCCCGGAAATCGCGTCTTCGGCCCAATGACCGATTTCAGCACGCGGAAAATAACGATTTCATGGTCAAAATCAGCAGAAAACAGACTAAATCAAGCAGTTTTAAGCGAAAATCATGCAATTTTTGCTCAGATATACAGATATATTACCCATAATAACCATTATCAACAAAGGAGCGATTATGTCGACCAAGAAGGATACCACGGATACATCCCTGGAGATGACTTCCGAACCCAAGAAGCGCCCCGAGTCGAAGTACAATGCTTCGATCCTTCGGGAGTGCATCAAGGAAGGGCTCGACGCCAAGTCGATCATGGAACGGATGGGCATTGCCCATAAGCCGACGCTCAAGCACTACGTGCTGCGACTCATCAGCGATGACCGGACCTTTTACGACGTGAAGGGGCTTTACCTCAAGAGTTCGAGTCGGCCCTACGTCAACAAGAAGGGTGCCGTCTGTTTCAACATCCACAAGGTGGACCTGGGCGACCTGGAGATCAAGGAAGGTGACGAGTTCGTCATCACTGCCGAGGACGGCAGGATCGTTCTGACGGTCATTTAACGTGAACCTGTTGATAATGCCATGCTCTTCGGAGGTGGCATTTTCTTCTTTTTGAATCCATCTTTTTGTCTTTGTCGCAACAGATTGTCTGGTTCGAAGCCTGCAAATAGGTCTCGCAGCTTTTCTGTCGTAATGAGAAAAACATTACAGATATGACCCTTATAATAAAAAGTGGATTCAAAATCGGGAAGAACGGTAATAGGTAGAATCGTACATTGGGAAGACCATGGGGCACTAGTCGTTGGATTACAACGGGATATCCCAGCACCAGCTAGGACGTCCCCAGTTCCCCTGGTTTTCAATATACGATTTCAGCCTATTGAATCAAGATTACAACTTCAAAGGAGGTTTGCTCATGAAAGTTGAGCCGATCATCAACATGAAGGACATCAAGAGCATCAAAAAGCTCCTGGTGGATCAACCACGTAATCGGCTCCTGTTCGTCATGGGGATCAACTCAGGTCTCCGTGTCCAGGACATCCTTTCCCTCAAGGTTTCAGACGTCAAAGATTGCAAGATCGGTGACCGCGTCTGCCTC of Solidesulfovibrio fructosivorans JJ] contains these proteins:
- a CDS encoding SRPBCC family protein encodes the protein MTTSWSRSYCQEITASPEKVWAVLADVSTWKEWNAGVEAIEIEGAFASGVWFSMVLPDNEVFRSQLIDVSVPLHFVDATWIGETVVRVTHSIEPLPMDRCRVTFTANAEGPEAQDIGDGASADFPEVLVSLAMYVEKR
- a CDS encoding helix-turn-helix domain-containing protein: MDNVQELFGKKIRTIRRNRDMTQEKLAELSGLSLQYIGEIERGRRNPSLTSVETLAAAFGIPLAELFNLDEFKLTPEDLRRILARQIEDADEERLRLFFNVAQAFFR